Proteins encoded in a region of the Frondihabitans sp. 762G35 genome:
- a CDS encoding flagellin N-terminal helical domain-containing protein, with protein sequence MGFQINNNLVANNTYRNLNSTQNDLSKSLEKLSSGLRINRAADDAAGLAISEGLKSQVGGLTVAARNSQDGISVVQTAEGGLTEAQSILQRMRDLSVQAGNDSNNADSRDAIKTETDALTKELTRISASTNFNGINLLDGSAGAAADGKLSFQVGAGANAAANTITVDLGSANVASVSTAVAGIDLTTATGAASAITTIDAQIKAVSTARAGLGAVQNRFEHAINNTNVAKENLTAASSRITDTDMASEMVKYTRSSILSQAGTAMLAQANQSTQGVLSLLR encoded by the coding sequence ATGGGTTTCCAGATCAACAACAACCTGGTTGCGAACAACACGTACCGCAACCTGAACAGCACGCAGAACGACCTGTCGAAGTCCCTCGAGAAGCTCTCGAGCGGTCTCCGCATCAACCGCGCTGCTGACGACGCGGCCGGCCTCGCGATCTCCGAGGGCCTGAAGTCCCAGGTCGGCGGTCTGACCGTCGCCGCCCGCAACTCCCAGGACGGCATCAGCGTCGTCCAGACCGCGGAAGGTGGACTGACCGAAGCTCAGTCGATCCTTCAGCGCATGCGAGACCTCTCCGTTCAGGCCGGCAACGACTCGAACAACGCGGACTCGCGCGACGCGATCAAGACGGAGACGGACGCCCTCACCAAGGAGCTCACCCGGATCTCGGCCTCCACCAACTTCAACGGCATCAACCTGCTCGACGGGTCGGCTGGCGCCGCTGCGGACGGCAAGCTGAGCTTCCAGGTCGGTGCGGGTGCCAACGCCGCTGCCAACACGATCACCGTCGACCTCGGTTCGGCCAACGTCGCGTCGGTCTCCACCGCCGTCGCCGGCATCGACCTGACCACGGCCACCGGTGCCGCCTCGGCGATCACCACGATCGACGCGCAGATCAAGGCCGTCTCGACGGCTCGTGCAGGCCTCGGTGCGGTCCAGAACCGCTTCGAGCACGCGATCAACAACACGAACGTCGCCAAGGAGAACCTGACCGCGGCGTCCTCGCGTATCACCGACACCGACATGGCGTCGGAGATGGTCAAGTACACCCGCTCCAGCATCCTCAGCCAGGCCGGCACCGCGATGCTCGCCCAGGCGAACCAGAGCACCCAGGGTGTGCTGTCGCTGCTCCGCTAG
- the fliD gene encoding flagellar filament capping protein FliD translates to MVSGLAVDGLVSGLDTTSLINSLMTAESQPQTLLKAKVTDTQSTITALQGLNSQVAALATLATTTKSPTALSLFSTTSSSTNVTATASTAATPGTLDIVVGAVAQAKVGVSAAMTAWPDSPPKITIVGAAGTAVEISPASSSIDDVVSAVNSSAAGVKAVKVASGKDASGAVQYRLQFTSNTSGAAGSFEIYRGTGADVTAGTATNVLGDPGAAVVKQAQDARVTLWAGTSAEQTITSATNTFADLLPGVSVTVNKASTDPIQLSVARDQTASSAVAGALVTSLNNIFSLIQTKSATTTSTDSTGKATVSGGPFTGDSTVRGVNQALITAASMPVNGRSPSEIGISINRDGSFDYDAAKFQTALATDPVGTQTLLTALASRVADAATQSSDKYSGQITSVINGQKSLVTSLSAQVSEWDLRLTDRRASLEKIYSNLEVQLSTLKAQQSSLSGSLSSLSSSTG, encoded by the coding sequence ATGGTTTCAGGACTCGCCGTCGACGGCCTCGTCTCCGGTCTCGACACGACCTCCCTCATCAACTCCCTGATGACCGCGGAGTCGCAGCCCCAGACCCTCCTCAAGGCGAAGGTCACCGACACCCAGTCGACCATCACGGCGCTCCAGGGCCTCAACAGCCAGGTCGCCGCCCTCGCCACCCTGGCCACGACGACGAAGTCGCCCACGGCCCTCTCCCTCTTCTCGACGACGTCGAGCTCCACCAACGTCACCGCGACGGCCTCGACAGCCGCGACCCCCGGCACCCTTGACATCGTCGTGGGCGCCGTTGCGCAGGCCAAGGTCGGCGTCAGCGCCGCCATGACCGCCTGGCCGGACAGTCCGCCGAAGATCACCATCGTGGGCGCCGCCGGCACCGCCGTCGAGATCTCGCCCGCCTCGTCGTCCATCGACGACGTCGTGTCGGCCGTCAACAGCTCGGCGGCCGGCGTCAAGGCCGTCAAGGTCGCCTCGGGCAAGGACGCCTCGGGAGCCGTGCAGTACCGCCTGCAGTTCACCTCGAACACCTCCGGCGCGGCCGGCTCGTTCGAGATCTACCGCGGTACCGGCGCCGACGTGACCGCCGGCACCGCCACGAACGTCCTCGGCGACCCCGGCGCCGCCGTGGTCAAGCAGGCGCAGGACGCGCGGGTCACCCTCTGGGCGGGCACGAGCGCCGAGCAGACCATCACCTCGGCCACCAACACCTTCGCCGACCTCCTGCCGGGCGTCTCCGTGACGGTGAACAAGGCGTCGACGGACCCGATCCAGCTGTCCGTCGCCCGCGACCAGACCGCGTCGAGCGCGGTCGCCGGCGCCCTCGTCACCAGCCTGAACAACATCTTCTCGCTCATCCAGACGAAGAGCGCGACGACGACGAGCACCGACTCCACCGGGAAAGCCACCGTCTCCGGCGGTCCGTTCACCGGCGACAGCACCGTGCGCGGCGTCAACCAGGCGCTCATCACCGCCGCCTCGATGCCGGTCAACGGCCGCTCCCCGTCGGAGATCGGCATCAGCATCAACCGCGACGGAAGCTTCGACTACGACGCCGCCAAGTTCCAGACGGCGCTCGCGACCGACCCGGTCGGAACCCAGACCCTCCTCACCGCTCTCGCCTCCCGCGTCGCCGACGCCGCGACGCAGTCCTCCGACAAGTACTCCGGTCAGATCACCAGCGTCATCAACGGGCAGAAGTCGCTCGTCACCAGCCTCAGCGCGCAGGTCTCCGAGTGGGACCTCCGCCTGACGGACCGGCGCGCGTCGCTGGAGAAGATCTACTCCAACCTCGAGGTGCAGCTCTCGACCCTCAAGGCCCAGCAGTCCTCGCTGTCCGGCTCCCTCTCGTCCCTCTCCTCCTCGACGGGCTGA
- the fliS gene encoding flagellar export chaperone FliS, with the protein MTLTYGAAAQRDQYNREAVLSATPARLITLLYDRLLLDLGRAEVAQTSGRWPMASENLLHAQAIVAELTSSLRVDLWEGGEGLLALYNYVSTALINANIHRDVELTRESIGLLEPLRQAWHEATAQAPATPALSTDSLSFAGGSLGVA; encoded by the coding sequence ATGACCCTCACCTACGGCGCTGCCGCGCAGCGCGACCAGTACAACCGCGAGGCGGTCCTCTCCGCGACGCCGGCGCGACTCATCACGCTCCTCTACGACCGCCTCCTGCTCGACCTCGGTCGCGCCGAGGTGGCGCAGACCTCCGGCCGGTGGCCGATGGCGTCGGAGAACCTCCTGCACGCGCAGGCCATCGTCGCCGAGCTGACCTCGTCGCTCCGCGTCGACCTCTGGGAGGGCGGCGAGGGCCTCCTCGCCCTCTACAACTACGTCTCGACGGCGTTGATCAACGCGAACATCCACCGCGACGTCGAACTCACCCGCGAGAGCATCGGGCTCCTCGAGCCGCTCCGCCAGGCCTGGCACGAGGCGACGGCGCAGGCCCCGGCCACGCCCGCCCTCTCGACCGACTCGCTCAGCTTCGCCGGCGGGAGCCTCGGCGTTGCCTGA
- a CDS encoding flagellar basal body rod protein FlgB: MLESVTSKALESALDGLSMRQKAIANNIANINTPGYTAERVSFEDALAASVDAGNGSAAPSMSRSMEPTREDGNNVNLDTETLSNTTTVLQYQFATQAENNVLTSVRAVLKNS, from the coding sequence GTGCTGGAATCCGTGACCTCCAAGGCCCTCGAGAGTGCTCTCGACGGTCTGTCGATGCGCCAGAAGGCGATCGCGAACAACATCGCGAACATCAACACCCCCGGCTACACGGCCGAGCGCGTCTCCTTCGAGGACGCCCTCGCGGCCTCCGTGGACGCGGGCAACGGGTCGGCCGCCCCCTCGATGTCCCGCTCGATGGAGCCCACCCGCGAGGACGGCAACAACGTCAACCTCGACACCGAGACCCTCAGCAACACGACGACCGTCCTGCAGTACCAGTTCGCCACGCAGGCCGAGAACAACGTCCTCACCAGCGTCCGCGCCGTTCTGAAGAACAGCTGA
- a CDS encoding flagellar basal body rod protein FlgC, whose translation MGMFDAIGIASTGLTVHRKWLDAISDNIANVNTAKPMSGAAFQARYVEVQEGEGVSGVYVKGAAFGSAEGRVTYDPTNPEANKDGYVRLPDIDLGTQMADLIMAQRGYQANAAVVDRAKTSYEAALQIGRN comes from the coding sequence ATGGGCATGTTCGACGCGATCGGGATCGCGAGCACCGGCCTCACCGTCCACCGCAAGTGGCTCGACGCCATCTCCGACAACATCGCCAACGTCAACACCGCCAAGCCGATGTCCGGCGCCGCCTTCCAGGCGCGCTACGTCGAGGTGCAGGAGGGCGAGGGCGTCTCCGGCGTCTACGTCAAGGGTGCCGCCTTCGGCAGCGCCGAGGGCCGCGTCACCTACGACCCCACCAACCCCGAAGCCAACAAGGACGGGTACGTCCGCCTCCCCGACATCGACCTCGGCACGCAGATGGCCGACCTGATCATGGCGCAGCGCGGCTACCAGGCGAACGCCGCCGTCGTCGACCGGGCCAAGACGTCGTACGAGGCCGCCCTCCAGATCGGACGCAACTGA
- a CDS encoding flagellar hook-basal body complex protein FliE, with product MPLSPVNGAFPVSSTAVDPSQTIGANQDASAVNGLDATPTVGASSFGNVIDGLQSLQGQSQALAVKAVTGGVDDVHTATIAATRAQVTLELVSAVRNKGVDAFNEIMRMQA from the coding sequence ATGCCCCTCTCTCCCGTCAACGGAGCCTTCCCGGTCTCCTCGACCGCGGTCGACCCGTCGCAGACCATCGGCGCCAACCAGGACGCCTCCGCCGTCAACGGCCTCGACGCCACCCCGACCGTCGGCGCCTCGAGCTTCGGCAACGTCATCGACGGCCTGCAGTCGCTGCAGGGCCAGTCGCAGGCGCTCGCCGTCAAGGCCGTCACCGGCGGCGTCGACGACGTCCACACCGCCACCATCGCCGCCACCCGCGCTCAGGTCACCCTCGAGCTCGTCTCCGCCGTCCGCAACAAGGGCGTCGACGCCTTCAACGAGATCATGAGGATGCAGGCCTGA
- the fliF gene encoding flagellar basal-body MS-ring/collar protein FliF produces MPPALKSLLTGLGDRVRSFTVAQRTLAVIGVAVLVLGSVALTSWLTKPSYTPLFTGLAATDASGVVNQLSADGVPYQLTDGGSTILVPQAQVYQERLKAASAGLPADNTGGYSLLDTMGVTSSEFQQNVTYKRAIEGELAKTIGALDGVKTASVQLAIPQETVFSDQKQDPTASVFVETTPGTTLSNEQVQAIVHLTSASIEGMKATDVSVVDSKGNVLSAVGTGATGTAGQQAGEYQTQTQSNVQAMLDKVLGAGNSTVVVAADVNQNSGTKVQESYTAPTGGAAPLSESSTKEQYAGGGAGAGNATGVLGPDNIAVPNGSATGSSTTGAGGYVNESATKDNAVDKTTESTTIPAGALTKQTVSVAINSKIASKLNLGNINDLVSKAAGIDTTRGDQVSVQMVDFNDSGSKAAAAALKAADAQAASDSMWSTIRTGLIAAGIGIPLIVALFLLTRRGRKQEREDIDLGEIASVATTWPGDPATKPLLLDDVEARRLLESSQPMTAPTAQLPQLGTEGATLERQRAEIDALAGADPDRTAELLRGLLDDRQTV; encoded by the coding sequence ATGCCTCCCGCCCTGAAGTCCCTTCTCACCGGCCTCGGCGACCGCGTCCGGTCGTTCACCGTCGCGCAGCGCACCCTGGCCGTCATCGGCGTCGCCGTGCTCGTCCTCGGCTCGGTCGCGCTCACGTCCTGGCTGACCAAGCCCTCCTACACGCCGCTCTTCACCGGCCTGGCCGCCACGGACGCCTCCGGCGTCGTCAACCAGCTCTCCGCCGACGGCGTGCCCTACCAGCTCACCGACGGCGGCTCGACGATCCTCGTGCCGCAGGCGCAGGTCTACCAGGAGCGCCTCAAGGCGGCGTCGGCCGGTCTCCCCGCCGACAACACCGGCGGCTACTCGCTCCTCGACACCATGGGCGTCACCTCGTCGGAGTTCCAGCAGAACGTCACCTACAAGCGCGCGATCGAGGGCGAGCTCGCCAAGACGATCGGCGCGCTCGACGGCGTCAAGACGGCGAGCGTCCAGCTCGCCATCCCGCAGGAGACCGTCTTCTCCGACCAGAAGCAGGATCCGACGGCCTCCGTCTTCGTCGAGACGACGCCGGGCACCACCCTCTCGAACGAGCAGGTCCAGGCGATCGTCCACCTCACCTCGGCGTCGATCGAGGGCATGAAGGCGACCGACGTGTCGGTCGTCGACTCCAAGGGGAACGTGCTCTCCGCCGTCGGCACCGGGGCCACGGGCACCGCGGGCCAGCAGGCCGGCGAGTACCAGACGCAGACGCAGTCGAACGTGCAGGCCATGCTCGACAAGGTCCTCGGCGCCGGCAACTCCACCGTCGTGGTGGCAGCCGACGTCAACCAGAACTCGGGCACGAAGGTGCAGGAGTCGTACACGGCTCCCACCGGCGGCGCGGCTCCCCTCAGCGAGTCCAGCACCAAGGAGCAGTACGCCGGCGGCGGCGCCGGCGCGGGCAACGCCACCGGCGTCCTCGGTCCCGACAACATCGCCGTGCCGAACGGGTCCGCGACCGGGAGCTCGACCACCGGCGCCGGCGGCTACGTCAACGAGTCCGCCACGAAGGACAACGCCGTCGACAAGACCACCGAGTCGACCACCATCCCCGCCGGGGCGCTCACCAAGCAGACCGTCTCCGTCGCCATCAACTCGAAGATCGCGAGCAAGCTCAACCTCGGCAACATCAACGACCTCGTCTCGAAGGCCGCCGGCATCGACACGACGCGCGGCGACCAGGTCAGCGTCCAGATGGTCGACTTCAACGACTCCGGATCCAAGGCCGCAGCGGCCGCCCTCAAGGCCGCCGACGCGCAGGCCGCCAGCGACAGCATGTGGTCGACGATCCGCACCGGGCTCATCGCCGCCGGCATCGGCATCCCGCTGATCGTCGCCCTCTTCCTGCTGACCCGCCGCGGTCGCAAGCAGGAGCGCGAGGACATCGACCTGGGCGAGATCGCCTCCGTCGCGACGACGTGGCCGGGCGACCCGGCGACCAAGCCGCTCCTGCTCGACGACGTCGAGGCCCGCCGCCTCCTGGAGTCGTCGCAGCCGATGACCGCGCCGACCGCCCAGCTGCCTCAGCTCGGCACCGAGGGTGCGACCCTCGAGCGTCAGCGCGCCGAGATCGACGCGCTCGCCGGAGCCGACCCCGACCGCACGGCCGAGCTCCTCCGCGGTCTGCTCGACGACAGGCAGACGGTATGA
- the fliG gene encoding flagellar motor switch protein FliG — protein MSPIGTAELTGAQKVAVILMQMDQARAATVMQRFNDTEADEITAELVKMRRVDAQVADTAVAEFHDLTRRGRINPRGGRDFAVGLLEASFGSEKAAGVMERLASSMAGKSFEFLEAADSGQLLTLLDGELPQTIALVLAHLGADQASAVLTGLEAGLRTDVAQAIATMGTATPEAVGIVAQTLRVRAGAVVAPREQVEAVGGIQPLVEIINRSDAATERLLLESLEARDPALAEEVRSRMLTFVDIVKLDARDIQQVLRGIDAAVLAIAMKGAPEPVTEVIRSNVSERNRELLDDEIRAAGPVRLSQVEEARASVVRAIRELEAQGAITVQRGDEEALVE, from the coding sequence ATGAGCCCGATCGGGACCGCCGAGCTGACCGGGGCCCAGAAGGTCGCCGTCATCCTCATGCAGATGGACCAGGCGCGCGCCGCCACGGTCATGCAGCGCTTCAACGACACCGAGGCCGACGAGATCACGGCCGAGCTCGTCAAGATGCGGCGCGTCGACGCCCAGGTCGCCGACACCGCCGTCGCCGAGTTCCACGACCTCACGCGTCGCGGGCGGATCAACCCCCGCGGCGGCCGCGACTTCGCGGTCGGCCTGCTGGAGGCGTCGTTCGGCTCCGAGAAGGCCGCCGGCGTCATGGAGCGCCTGGCCTCGTCGATGGCCGGGAAGTCGTTCGAGTTCCTCGAGGCAGCCGACTCCGGTCAGCTCCTCACGCTCCTCGACGGCGAGCTGCCGCAGACCATCGCCCTCGTCCTCGCCCACCTCGGCGCCGACCAGGCGTCCGCCGTGCTCACCGGCCTCGAGGCCGGGCTCCGCACCGACGTCGCCCAGGCGATCGCCACCATGGGCACCGCCACGCCCGAGGCCGTCGGCATCGTCGCGCAGACCCTCCGCGTCCGCGCCGGAGCCGTCGTCGCGCCGCGCGAGCAGGTCGAGGCGGTCGGCGGGATCCAGCCGCTCGTCGAGATCATCAACCGCTCGGACGCCGCGACCGAGCGGCTCCTGCTCGAGAGCCTCGAGGCGCGCGACCCCGCGCTCGCCGAGGAGGTCCGCTCCCGGATGCTCACCTTCGTCGACATCGTCAAGCTCGACGCCCGCGACATCCAGCAGGTGCTCCGCGGCATCGACGCGGCCGTGCTCGCGATCGCCATGAAGGGCGCGCCGGAGCCGGTCACCGAGGTCATCCGCTCGAACGTCTCGGAGCGCAACCGCGAGCTGCTGGACGACGAGATCCGCGCCGCCGGCCCCGTCCGCCTCTCGCAGGTCGAGGAGGCGCGCGCCTCGGTGGTCCGCGCCATCCGCGAGCTCGAGGCGCAGGGCGCCATCACCGTGCAGCGCGGCGACGAGGAGGCCCTCGTTGAGTAA
- a CDS encoding FliH/SctL family protein gives MSNDLLAAPAFARVAFPVLRDPASAAREDEASQRGHAAGYAAGLCAAAAETAALRSALEAESAAVVAQSRARTDRAVALLGAAADALEARQRALRTEAQETLLATSVQLAEAILGAEIRDNPASTVVAALTRALTTIDPGDVVRVRLHPADLELLDPADLVTLGVDVVPDPVLERGDARADLEDGFLDATLGTALGRARTILLGGAA, from the coding sequence TTGAGTAACGATCTCCTCGCCGCTCCGGCGTTCGCCCGCGTCGCCTTCCCGGTCCTCCGCGATCCCGCCTCGGCGGCCCGCGAGGACGAGGCGTCCCAGCGCGGCCACGCCGCCGGCTACGCGGCCGGTCTCTGCGCCGCCGCCGCCGAGACCGCCGCCCTCCGCAGCGCTCTCGAGGCGGAGTCCGCGGCCGTCGTCGCGCAGTCGCGCGCCCGCACCGATCGTGCCGTGGCCCTCCTCGGAGCGGCCGCCGACGCCCTCGAGGCACGCCAGCGGGCGCTCCGCACCGAAGCGCAGGAGACGCTGCTCGCGACGTCCGTCCAGCTCGCCGAGGCCATCCTGGGCGCCGAGATCCGCGACAACCCGGCCTCGACGGTCGTCGCCGCCCTCACCAGGGCCCTCACCACCATCGACCCGGGCGACGTCGTCCGCGTCCGCCTGCACCCGGCCGACCTCGAGCTGCTCGACCCCGCCGACCTCGTCACGCTCGGCGTCGACGTCGTCCCGGATCCCGTGCTCGAGCGCGGCGACGCCCGCGCCGACCTCGAGGACGGCTTCCTCGACGCCACCCTCGGGACGGCCCTCGGCCGCGCCCGGACGATCCTCCTCGGCGGTGCCGCGTGA
- a CDS encoding FliI/YscN family ATPase, with product MIAAVQDRLGRAALAARPQRVGVVSSVVGLGVTVAGLECSLGEVVEIGDGRLAEVVATTASGIRCMPLGPLTGVHSGMAVRPTGQPILVPTGRGLFGRVIDGLGRPIDGKGPLLSDGLAPLDHETPSSMHRARIASPLQLGVRALDTLTTVGRGQRLGLFAGSGVGKSSLLSMIARGTDAQVSVVALVGERGREVREFLEDDLGPEGLARSIVVVSTSDEPALMRLRAAFVATRIAESFRDRGADVVLMMDSLTRVAMAQREIGLSVGEPPATRGYPPSTFSTLATLLERAGTDQVGSITGLYTVLVDGDDHNEPIADAARSILDGHIVLDRKLAVTGHFPSIDVLGSISRVASKVISPEQSAAARTLRTVMAARKQAQDLIDVGAYQPGSNPLVDAAVAHQGDIDDFLQQRMDDQTPSAEAWARLQALAARLAGGASA from the coding sequence GTGATCGCCGCCGTGCAGGACCGTCTCGGTCGCGCCGCCCTCGCCGCGCGCCCGCAGCGCGTCGGGGTCGTCAGCAGCGTCGTCGGCCTCGGCGTCACCGTCGCGGGCCTGGAGTGCTCCCTGGGCGAGGTCGTCGAGATCGGCGACGGCCGCCTGGCCGAGGTCGTCGCGACGACCGCCTCCGGGATCCGCTGCATGCCTCTCGGCCCCCTCACGGGCGTCCACTCCGGCATGGCCGTGCGCCCCACCGGCCAGCCGATCCTCGTCCCCACCGGTCGCGGTCTCTTCGGCCGCGTGATCGACGGCCTCGGCCGGCCGATCGACGGCAAGGGTCCCCTCCTCAGCGACGGCCTCGCCCCGCTCGACCACGAGACGCCCTCGTCGATGCACCGCGCCCGGATCGCGTCGCCGCTGCAGCTCGGCGTCCGCGCCCTCGACACCCTCACCACGGTCGGCCGCGGCCAGCGCCTCGGCCTCTTCGCCGGCTCCGGCGTCGGCAAGTCGTCGCTCTTGTCGATGATCGCCCGCGGCACGGACGCCCAGGTGAGCGTCGTCGCCCTCGTCGGGGAGCGCGGCCGCGAGGTGCGCGAGTTCCTCGAGGACGACCTCGGCCCCGAGGGTCTCGCCCGTTCGATCGTGGTCGTGTCCACCTCCGACGAGCCCGCCCTGATGCGCCTCCGCGCCGCCTTCGTGGCCACGCGCATCGCCGAGTCGTTCCGCGACCGCGGCGCCGACGTCGTGCTGATGATGGACTCGCTGACGCGCGTCGCGATGGCCCAGCGCGAGATCGGCCTCTCGGTCGGGGAGCCCCCGGCCACGCGCGGCTACCCGCCGTCGACCTTCTCCACCCTCGCGACGCTCCTGGAGCGCGCCGGCACCGACCAGGTCGGCTCCATCACGGGCCTCTACACGGTGCTCGTCGACGGCGACGACCACAACGAGCCGATCGCCGACGCGGCCCGGAGCATCCTGGACGGCCACATCGTCCTCGACCGCAAGCTCGCCGTGACCGGCCACTTCCCGTCGATCGACGTGCTCGGCTCCATCTCGCGCGTCGCCTCCAAGGTCATCTCGCCCGAGCAGTCGGCGGCCGCGCGCACGCTCCGCACGGTCATGGCCGCGCGCAAGCAGGCCCAGGACCTCATCGACGTCGGCGCGTACCAGCCGGGCAGCAACCCGCTGGTCGACGCGGCCGTCGCCCACCAGGGCGACATCGACGACTTCCTGCAGCAGCGGATGGACGACCAGACCCCGTCGGCCGAGGCCTGGGCCCGGCTCCAGGCGCTCGCCGCCCGCCTCGCCGGGGGTGCGTCCGCATGA
- a CDS encoding flagellar export protein FliJ has protein sequence MRSFSLAGLLRVRHAQQQKAMAELSDANRRVRDVATRRAQVERTLEGAVAGNAVVTDAGTLIAIAAARASTRGMLAELDAVADAHRTAADEAQTAYNASRARAIALEKLEARHVAEALAEDLHQEQIALDEIASVAHHRDDLQGEQS, from the coding sequence ATGAGGTCGTTCTCGCTCGCGGGTCTCCTCCGGGTCCGTCACGCGCAGCAGCAGAAGGCGATGGCCGAGCTGTCCGACGCCAACCGCCGCGTCCGCGACGTCGCCACGCGCCGCGCCCAGGTCGAGCGCACGCTCGAGGGCGCCGTCGCCGGCAACGCCGTCGTCACCGACGCGGGGACCCTGATCGCGATCGCGGCGGCCCGCGCCTCCACCCGGGGCATGCTGGCCGAGCTCGACGCGGTCGCCGACGCGCACCGCACCGCCGCCGACGAGGCGCAGACGGCCTACAACGCGAGCCGCGCCCGGGCCATCGCCCTCGAGAAGCTCGAGGCGCGCCACGTCGCGGAGGCGCTGGCCGAAGACCTCCACCAGGAGCAGATCGCGCTCGACGAGATCGCCTCCGTCGCACACCACCGAGACGACCTCCAGGGGGAGCAGTCATGA
- a CDS encoding C40 family peptidase, protein MSISTVMSRITEIQDTIAQIRTGASPAGSSASSSASDASSATDFASALATAGATGTDAATSGTTATGTATPASPTGGLVDNGVTGDDVVADAKKYLGVPYVFGGTTRSGMDCSGLVQTVFKDLGITMPRVVPDQAKMGVAVPDLAHAKAGDIISTKSGGHIVIYLGDGKILHAPRPGKDVRIIDNYLKDSDIGSIRRIVPSSDSVSAAPVSSAASASRIGSTSQSDLMQAALQQFLATTGASA, encoded by the coding sequence ATGAGCATCAGCACCGTGATGAGCAGGATCACCGAGATCCAGGACACCATCGCGCAGATCCGCACGGGTGCGTCCCCGGCCGGCTCCTCGGCGTCGTCGAGCGCCAGCGACGCCTCGAGCGCCACGGACTTCGCCTCCGCCCTCGCCACGGCGGGCGCCACCGGCACCGACGCCGCGACGTCGGGCACGACCGCGACCGGCACCGCGACTCCCGCGTCCCCCACCGGCGGACTCGTCGACAACGGCGTCACCGGCGACGACGTGGTGGCCGACGCCAAGAAGTACCTCGGCGTCCCCTACGTCTTCGGCGGCACGACGCGCTCGGGCATGGACTGCTCCGGCCTCGTGCAGACCGTCTTCAAGGACCTCGGGATCACGATGCCCCGCGTCGTCCCGGACCAGGCGAAGATGGGCGTCGCCGTCCCCGACCTCGCCCACGCCAAGGCCGGCGACATCATCTCGACGAAGAGCGGCGGGCACATCGTCATCTACCTGGGCGACGGCAAGATCCTGCACGCCCCGCGCCCCGGCAAGGACGTCCGCATCATCGACAACTACCTCAAGGACAGCGACATCGGATCGATCCGCCGCATCGTGCCCTCCAGCGACAGCGTGTCGGCCGCGCCGGTCTCCTCGGCGGCCTCCGCCTCCCGGATCGGCTCGACCTCGCAGTCCGACCTGATGCAGGCCGCGCTCCAGCAGTTCCTCGCCACGACGGGAGCCTCCGCATGA